ATTCCCCTGTGCACTGTTGTGTGTCTGAATAACACTTCCCTTTATGAAACTTTTTTTGACAATACTGCCAAAATATACCGGCCAAAGCCGTTGTTGTCTGTGTGGAGATGAGACAGTATGGCGTCAGGGTGATAAAAGGATATACTTCCGGGTTTTGTGACGACCTCCTTCTCATGGAATAGCTGACCAGAAAAGCCTTTTCTGACCCTGTTTTCGAGTAATATTTATCTAGCATCAGCCCTTGGGCTAAGTCAATTCCTTGAtcaactctttgtttttcttttactttataccCAATGAGACTTTGAAAGTAATATCTCCAGATGTCTTTGTCATCAAAATTGAAGTTACTTAGGAAGGTTCTAACTCCACGGCCCCTGCCTTCTAGCTGCaactcctttgttttccttctaacCTTGTAGTTATGGCAAGAGTCAGAGAGGTAATAAGCAGTTATAAAAATGactttaactcattttttttccttcgaAGACTGGAACtgggagaaacaaaaagaacaaccCAAAGAATACCAACGGATCCTCCAGTGCTTCTTAGATAGAAAGGACTGTTGCTACTCTATCCATCAAATGGGTAAGGTCACATCGCTGGTTTTAAGACAATGTCCGTACCCACTGCTTTCATCCCCTGCCTTATATGTGGCTCTGCAAAGTTGTCTGTCTGTTTAATTATTTATGCAAGAAATTAGGAGCTTTTGGTGTGCTGGAAGAACTTTTGCTGAcgtcttttctttctccctcaatTAAAAACAGCGCAAATGGGTGTAGGAGAAGGGAAGTCAATTGGTGAATGGTTTGGACCAAATACAGTTGCACAGGTGTTAAAGTAAGTAAGAGAGTCTGGTGTCCGCCTTACTGTACTGTCTCCTATGCCTCCCTCTTCTGCCTAATCCACGTTCCTATCAGTCTAGCTCTTCTTGCCatgccactgagccaccaagcatcTGGGCCATTTTGCTCAGGCAGTTCTTTGAGATGGGCATGTGCAGACATCTGCTCACCTTCCAGAGAACCGTCAGACTGAAGGTCACTTTGAAGCCGAAGTGCTAAGACTAAGTAGTGGCAGAAGCCTGAGCCAACCTAGGCAAGACATGGACTCCTACCCTATAGAGTATAAAAGACCTCatgcattcatgcattcattcattcattcattcattcattcagtatttactgagtggctccactgtgctaagtgctgggTATACGGAAATAAACTAGACACAGTCCTTGCCTCAGGGAGCTCGCCACCTATGGGAGGAGACCAACCCCGAAGGAGTCTTGGGATCAGTCATTTATCTCTTAGCCGACTCCACATACCCCAGCGGGGTACTTTTGCCGTGGCTCTGTTAAATTGCAGAATTCACCTCCCACAGCAAGAGGCAAGGTGGAGAATCTAAGACTGACATTTTAGCAGTGAACGGGGTGAGTGGCTTCAGCCCCTGCACCTGCAGGCCTCCTTGCTTgttgtccctctccttcctgatGCCTGCCTTCGAATGCAAAGTCAGTGAGGGCAGAGATTGTATTTGTCTCGTTCACTACTGTAAGGCTAGCACATAAAACTGCCTGGCACACACAGGTGCTCAAATGCATACTTGAAGGATGAATGAAGATGGCATCCAGAATCTGGGGCCGGATTTAGGCCATCAGAATGTTGCGACCATCTGGACTCCTTAGGTGTAGCTTGCTTCTTCAACTCCTGGGCTCTCTGGAGGATGATGGGGGGACCTGCTCCATGAAAAGTGCCAAGGGGGCACTGTTTCAGTTATAAGCCAGTCTTCATGGAACCAGAACGCTCTGGAAATATGCTCATGAGGGGAGTAATCTGGATTTCCCGGGGACCCAAGTGAAATCTGTATCTTGGCTTTACTTCTTGCTAATGGTACAGCCCACCTGAGAGCACTTTCTTACCTTAATCCACAGTTCCTTCGGGGGGCATGGTTGACTCTGCTGAGTGACGATCTGATCGTATTTTGGGAACCAGTGTAGGAAGCCAGGGTAGAACGCGTAGAAGATGAATCAGAAGGGCCGTGCTGGGCCCCAGGCCCAGCCTGAAATAGTTGGGTTTTTGTGTGACGTCCCTCAGAATTTGCTTCTTTTATCTAAATATTGAAGTTCTCaacaacagacaaatggaaacatacattttaaaaaaaatttaagtgggTCCTGATTCATTGTGATTGTTACCATTAACAACAGAGTATTAGTATATCAGGGAAAGGTCACGCCTCAAACAGAATGAAATTGAAGTGTAATGGTAATTAACCTCTTCCTGGGAGCTATCTTGGTCaggaaaagaatctttttttttcttttgtccagtAAGACTGGGCTTTACCCGAGAATCCCGGAAGTACCCAGGTTAAACAGGCCTTCTTTCAGACAGGCGAGAGGGAAACATAAGGGAGATGAGGTCATGCTGCTTTATTCAGACCCCGGATGATCCCTCTATGACAGGGGTTTTATTTCTAACCCCTTCCAAAGTCACACAATTCCGCATGCTCTCTGTCTTCAGCTGTTGACCAGCGAGGCGACGCACCAAGGCCACTGAAAGCCCAAGTTTCTCAAATAGTGTTTGCATTGCATGTGTGGAGGGGTGTAaaagatctctttctctttttctacgTTTTCCTGGGCCTTATTCTCTGTATTATCTATGCTCCCAAacttgtgtgtatgtatatatgtatatgtgtgtgtatgtgtgtatatatgtacacacacacacacacacacacgcacacacatttttttttccatgacagtttccctttttggggggaaaataccCTAGTAAGTCAGAATGTCttttatttgagaagagaaaacaagatcTCTTGGCAGAAATGTTGGTACCTTTTCTCTTTCACCCAGCAGGAGTGACATCATCTTGTGAGGTAGATTTTTCCATTATGTAaagcagggctttttttttttcaggacttGAAAACAGTGACTCTGTGGCATTCTCAAGTGTCCTGGACATGGAATGTTCCAGAGCTCTCAGTCCAGGGGGCCAGAGCTTGACTCAAACCCTAACTTCTCTGTGGCTCAGTGTTCAGTGACTTTAGGGACACAGGACATAGGTAGTGTTGCCCCCTGCTGATGTTGTCATCTTCCCCAATTTTGACTTCACCATGTGTTGCTTTGCAGAAAACTTGCTTTATTTGACGAATGGAATTCCTTGGCTGTTTATGTTTCCATGGATAACACAGTAGTCATTGAAGATATCAGTGAGTCCCTAGCTTCTTTACCTTCCTGGGAGGTGGGTGGTTGAGGTCCTTCCTCAACATTCAGaaagtgtgtgcttgtgtgtgtgtgagagagagacagacagacagacatacacTGACTCCAGCCTGCTTCACCAAAGTAGGGAAACTTAGGGGAGCACAGGACTCTAGTTAATCATTCCCtgtgccttttcttctcttccctttcagcgttctgaaaggaagaaaacaatgagaGGGTCCTCTCTCCCTGGAAGGGCCCAGACCCTTTCCCTGCGCGATACTCAAAGTGAGGATAATCAGTTAAACCACTGAAAGGTCTTCTGCCAAGGCCCCCATTTGCCCAGCCCTATGCTCTCCACCATGGGGTTAGAGAAACTGAAAGATACAGCCCCTGTCTCAGAGGCCCTTGTGGACTAGTTGAGAAATAAGATTTTCTCAGTGAGCCCCTAATATCTGGCAGGAGGTGAGTGCTCAGATGCCAGAAGGAAGTAAGGGCTGGAGGAGCAGCCTGGGCTTCCCATGGGAGGTGGGGCAAGCTGGCCTCTGGTGGCAGAGGGGGCGGGGCTCCAGGCCAAGAGATGAGGAGGCCCTTAGTTTCACACTGGGCATATCTCGGGTGACTGGATACCCCTTGACCCCGTTCTCTTGTCTTATCTTTCCAGAAAAAATGTGCTGTGTCCTTCCCTTGAGTGCCGATACAGTGGGTGAGAGTCCCCCTGACACTCTGAACGCGTCGAACCAGAGTAAGGGCACCCCTGCGGGCCGACCAGCCTGGAAACCCCTGCTGCTCATTGTGCCCCTTCGCCTGGGCATAAACCAAATCAACCCTGTCTACGTTGATGCATTCAAAGTAAGTCAGTCCTTTTCCCGGGCCCATTGCCGCCTGCCCATCACACCGCCATGTGAGCACGGAGATCCGTGAGCAGCAGTCCACAAGTGAGTTGAGAATCTtgcattctctttccctctaggAGTGTTTTAAGATGCCACAGTCTTTAGGGGCATTAGGAGGAAAACCAAATAACGCCTATTATTTCATAGGATTCTTAGGTAAGAAAAGAGGATTCACAAGTAAGTCGTCatgggctgggtggggggtgggcagaaagTCTGCATGGGAGCCCAGGCAATTCTGGTTAGGGGGCCCCCATCTCGCCCAGAGCTTCCATGGCCTCTGGTCAGCTCATCCTGTCTCTGGCCTGATCTGTGGAGAGTAACACTTCTCGGTGCCCCCTTCAGTCCCTCCACTGCCTTGCTTCTCAGAAAGATAGTTCCACAGCTACTTGCCCATGGGACCACCCCAAGGGCATGGCATCATTTtagcatctccctctcctttctgtgGGGGCCCAGGGTGGCAGGGTTTCACTCCCCTGGCATTATGGTTCCCCCTCTTCTTGGGGCTTGGGCATCTGGTCTAGGACCCATCCTCTGACTTCCCAGGCCCACGCAGCTGGGCCTGCTGCCTCACTGTTTGGAGCCATGAATAGGAAGAATTGAGAGGAGACAAAGACAGAGCTATCCTTTTTCTGCTAATGGGGGCTAAGCCTTAAAACCACTAATGTTCCTAATACGGATCCTAACAAGCAACCCAGCATTCCCTTGCCTCAGTTGATGCCTCTGGAACCCTAGCCACCCTATACACTAGCTGTGATCTGGGTCATTTAAGGCCCTTGGCACACCAAGCAAGCTAGCCCAGGGCTTCTCAAACTCCAGTGTGCACACAGATCACCCCGAGAGGCGATTAAAATGCGGGTTCAGCCGATCCGGGGTGGGCCCTGAGATTCTACACTTTTAACTAGGTGGGCCCAGTGCTGCTGGTGTACACACCACATGTTGTGTACCAAGGGCCCAGGCACCTGGTTGGTGCTGAAGAGCACAGGGAAGGGAGTGGTGTGGCCTGAAATGGGGCCTTGGGGAATATAAGCTTAGATTACAAGGGGGAGCCTTGGATAGGCAAGAGGAGCCAGAGCAGGCATGGGGAATGGCATGAAGGATGTGCAGGGGAGAGGGTGCAGTGGGCTTGGTCACCCGCCGCCCTACTCCTCAGAGATTCCGAGAGCTGAGGTGGCATGGGAAACTGACATCCCCAGCCTTGTCGGCGATCTCCCATGCCAGCCATGTGATAGCAGGAAAAGAATATCCACTCTTTCATCTCAGTTTCTTATGGAAAATAAGGCTGAGCTCAGTTGGGGGTACAGCGCGCGACTCTtgctcttggggtcctgagtttgagcccaacgttgggcatagagtttactttaaaaaactaaaaagaacatAGGGCTCACCCCTGCCTTGCTGTGTTGTCACCTCACAGAAGAGCACTCATTCAAGAGCCGGGGTTGTAGTGCACACCCAGTGAAAGGTGACCCCACCCTTCCTGACCCCCAACACTGGTCTTTCCtttgcctgctttcttctctttgaGGCGGGGTTTCTACAGAGTGGCGTGTGCTCTCACTATTGCTGCCATCTATTGGTCAATCCTGAGAACTACAGCTTTGCAAATTCAGGGAGACATTTGTTTTTTCTCAGTACAATATACAGTCTTTGGAGTCCTATACATGCCTTCCACTTCTAAACTTTTGGGTTCCTGTCAAAGAAAAGGTTGCAAAAatcaattttgtctttttctttgctcGAGGTCAAGGCAGAAACCGattggaaaataattttggtGGGACCTCGAGGAACAATGGATGGGATTCCTGGGGGGCCCGAACTTTCCTTACCCCAAGTTACCCAGAGAGAGTTTGCCAAGCTGGCATAGCCCTCCTGTTTCGTTAGACCACTGGGTCAAGGTGACTTTTGTGGAGGTTGACTACTCATTAAAGGGGTGTGGGCAATCCTCAGCAACCCAGACAGAGGTGTGCACAGTTCCCATTTGCCCATTGCCTTTCATAAATCCTTTGCTTCACCTTTACTGGAGGCCCCAAAGTCCTCCTGAATCCCCTTGTCTAACTTACCCCTTACTGTATTAGGTTGGGGATTCCAGATTGGTCAAATGTCTGAAGGGAGGGAACAGATGAGAACTGCCATTTGCTGAACAGCTGTCTTGTGTCAGGGACCCTGCTAAGTCCCACCCCCAGACAGATAGATAGagaacatacatacacatacaggtATAGACAGATATTCcaatatagagatatagatacagatagtTAGATACCCCCGTGAGTTAAAGCTTAGTATAGTGAAACTAAGAGTTAGAGGGGTTGTTGCCTCAAAGTCACCCAGCTAGAAAGTAGCCAAACCAGCATTCAGTTCCAATGAGGCCATCTCTGTCTGCCATGCTACATTGCTTCCCAAGGGCCCTCTTTTCCAGTGGGAAGCTGGGGAAAGCTCTCAATGTGTGACCCTATGTCCAGGATGAGAGTCTATCTGTCCGATTTTGCCTGCTTAGACAGAAGATGTTTGTCCCCTGTACTTCGGGGAAGGTTGCCATCAAGGATCCATAGCATGAGTCCCATGTCTGCAGATGGCTGACCAGATGGCCTCTTGTTCTCAGGCCTAATTAGAGACCTGGGTTTGGTCCCCATATCACTTCTAGGACTTTGGGGggattctactgtatctcttttAAGCATTCTCAGAAACAGCGGCACCTGAAAAGCTCCActccacatacacacacgtgcgcacgcacacacacacacgcacgcatgcacgcacgcaccTAGAAAGGGCCAGAATCAGAGAGGATGCTCTTATTTATCCAATTATTCCCAGCACCTTAACTTGAAACACTGGCAGAATGCTTGCTCTTAATCCTGCtcttgatttctattttcttgggcacagcttcctttccttcttaCTTTTCTGTGGTCATAAGTAGGCTTCCTTCTGAACATCTTGGTTATTGCTTTTCTTTGTGACTTGAAGCTTTTGGGGTATAACTGATCTACCCACAAGTGGTCTAGGGggggatatatatgtgtgtggtaGAGACAAGTCAAGCTATTCATCAGGCATGAGAAACATGTTGTCTGCCAACAGAAACTCTTAGGTGTGGCCCGACGCCATCCTGGATGCCACCCCAGGGCGGGTCTTGCAGGGCATCTCTTCCTACCCCATTCTCCTGCCTTGGGTAGATCTCTCTTTGGTTGCCCAACCCCGTCTACAGCACAGAGGCCCAGATGGTCCTGAGGCCTGGCCAGTGAAGATGGGGTACCACTCTGGCCAACTCAGCATGATACTGATGAGCCCGGAAGGGCCTCTCAACCCTTTGAATATCACAGTAGAGGTTTTATTATCTCAGACTCCTCCCAGGTCATTATTGGGTTGGGCTTTTTCCACCTTGACAAAGCATGGCTCTTCTCTCCTTTGTGCAGGGGGATCATCTCAAAGTCAATTTCCTTGGTGAGGTGTGTCGGTCGTGGAATCAAAGCTTTCCACTAGGAATCGCTAAACTTGCTAGCTAACTGAGACCAGAAGTCAGAGCCCATCATTAACAGAGTcagcatttccatttctctgggaAGGCCAAGGCCTTTTCTTTCTTACCAAATGTGCTTTCTGACCACAAGTGTGAGAACCAATGGCATGGAGCAAGCAAGATGCTTCCCAATGTGGAAAGAGGCAGGAAGCTCCCTAATGGTACCTGGGCTCCCGCTCTGGTGATTGTACCTCCCACCTCTTTGCTAACTGCTGCTCACAGAGCCTGCCACATCATCTCTGGTCTCTCATTCGCTCATTTGCTCAAACCCACCCCTCTCCATTTTTGGTCTTGGGCTTTGAGGAGATGTAACTGCTAGGGCGAGTCCTCTGGTTGAGTGATTGGATTTGGCTTCCTTCAAGCATGATCACCTGAGTTCAGGCTTTCTGTCATCTCATTCCCATTGTCACCAAAGGGAGGGGTTAAGAAAACCAGAGCGCCTCCTCCCCCTAGGGACAGCAGTGGGACAGGGGCTGCGGTTCTTTCTAGATTAAGCATGTCTCATTCCAAACAGGTGATGAGCTCATTTTCTTGGACCCTCACACAACCCAGACTTTTGTTGACACTGAAGAGAATGGAACAGTTGATGACCAGACTTTCCATTGCCTACAGTCCCCCCAGCGAATGAACATCTTGAACTTGGATCCTTCCGTAGCGCTGGTGGGTATCTGAAGGTTGGGTGGGCCAAGAGATACGATGCCACCCTGTTACAGATTGGTTTCTGGGAAGTTCTCTAGGTTTGCTGGGTAGGAAGGCGAGAGAGTATGTTCACTTACCATGCCCCACCCTCCGAGAGGTATACCATAGTATAGTGGGGAAGGGATGGACCCTGAAGGAAAACTACTGGAGTTGGAATCCTGGCCCTGCCACTTCCTAGCCATGGACTTAGCAGGAGCCCTtaaacttttctgagcctcagcctTCTCACCCCTAAAATGAGCAGAACAATACTTCCTTCAGGGTTGTGGGAGGCATAAGGCATTCAGCTCAGGGCTGGGCACCTTGTAAGCATTCTGTAAATGCTAGTTATTATTAGCATTACAGTCTTTACCCTTTTACTTCTTGCCCCCTAATTATTGCCACCCAGGCTCAGGGAATAAGGCGGAACATAGTTGGGGAGGGATCAGAGGGCAAGACCTTCTGGGTAGATAGCGCTCATTTCCCCGGGCATTCAGGGTTTTCCCCCTGGAGGTATGACGACTGTCTTCACACACTGAAGGGACAGCTGCCTGTAAAGTTACCGTTGGTTCTGAGGCCTGGCTGAATCCTCTCTTCCAGTTTAACCCAATTGTCAGAGCACCAGAGATCAAGAGTGGACAAGAGCCCTCCTCTTGTTTTGGACCATACTTTCACTACTGTAGGATGGCTCTGAGGATGGGGAAGGAGGTGGATGGTTTTCTTTATTCTAACAGTCATTTCCTTCAGGTCAAAGCCATCTTACCATGTACTACCTCCAGGTCAAAGTACTATTTGGCTTTTGTTGGTTGGTTTAATCGACTGTTCTTTATGGATGTGTCTATTTACGCACCGAGGGTAATGGAATTAACCCCATGCTTTGGAGATTGGCCTTCAAGTTACTGTATCTCACAGtatgaggggagagggacagggggtggggaagagagagtaggatagagagggagaggtggaatgaatgagtaaatgtgTGTGTCCAGGTAAAGTAATGGCCCAGGAGAGGGAGCAATGCAGCCATTGTGCTCCATGATTGCCAGAAGATGCATCTAAAGAGAGCGGCCCCCATCCTAGCTCCAGGCCAGGGGTGCCGTCTTGTAGTACAGAGGGCCTGACTCTGTGCCCCTGACcagttctaagttctgttcttttgcttttcccCCCAAGGgatttttctgcaaagaagaaaaggaCTTTGATAGCTGGTGTAGCCTTGTACAGAAGGTAACGATGTATGTTTTTCTTAGTCTTAAAAGCAGAATTTATTCAATAGGATCCCTTTTCAAGACTGCTTTCAGGTAGTGACATGAATCTAGCCTGATGGGATTATACTGCAAGAGAAAAACTAAGAAGTGGGGAATTGTGCATAATTCTGGGGGAAACCAGAGCAAAACCTTTGTTTGAAATATGCTTAGTATGTCAAGTGGGTGATATTTTTAACTACGTAATGTCTCATCTGATTATGCCTACAAGTCACATGAAATATTCAACGAATATTCCACCATTTTCACTTAATGCTAATTTCACAGAGTTCCGCCTAAATTCTTCCTCATGCCCTTCATAGCGCTGAGATGATTGAAGGAACCAAactgcttttctgtttgttttgtggtcTGTTTACAGTTTCATATAGTTCATAGTGTAGTTTAGAGAGTCTCATTTCTATTAAAGGTTGGCACACTGCTGCTAAACGAAACACAGTTTGCAGGAATCTGTGTAAACAGCAAAGCCAGATATGCTCTCTTCTCAATATTTTGTGTAAAAGAGTAGTCACCGTTTTTGCTGGCTCACCAGTCTTTATATCTGCCCTGCTCATCCTCACTTCTAACACATGCCAAGTATGTAGGAGACATTGATAAATGCTTATTGAAAGAAGGGCGATCACAGGGAGTAGTTGAAAAGCACCCCAGAAGGGGTGGCAGGAGACGTGCTATTCTCCTAcctgccaagaaaaaaaaaaaaaaaaaaaaaggaaagaaagaaagaaagaaagaaaatagaggcCAGGAGATGGGAGCCCAGAGCCTCCTGCAAGTGTGAGGagggcagatttttttcttcacaagCCAACAGATAATTGACGTTAATGTCCCTAGCTGACTCTGCCACCCTAGTGAAACATTGGCTGGgacacaatggaaaattattttctaaaggcAATTCTTAACCTGTCAGAAGGCAGAGCAACTCTATACACACCCCCTGTAAAGGCTGAATGAAAGTTCTCTGGTAAGATTGTGCCATCTAAATTAGGACATACACCACACATGTTGGACTAAAATCAAACCCCGCCAATACGCTGTCCCCAGATCCTTTGGGGCCAGGTTTCACGTAATGAACACACAGTTCTTTGGAGCCAACACATCAGGAACAGCTTGGTGCTGAATTGAGTTAGGCCAGGGCATCTGGCTTTCCATCAGCTCCTCCCTCTAGTGTCCTTCCTTCCTGGGCTACCAGCGCTAGCACTGAAGGGGGCTGGGTCTTCGGATGGGGCAAGGAGAGGATTGGTGCACTGGCCAGGGCTTTGTTCTCACCTTTCAACAACCAGGCCACTCTCACAGGGTTTGGGATCACAGATGGACAACCAGACTGAAATGTGTAGTCAGTCTGAAATATTTACAGCCGTTTCTGTGTGTCCTCAGGAAATCCTAAAGGAAAACTTAAGGATGTTTGAATTAGTTCAGAAACATCCATCACACTGGCCTCCCTTTGTTCCTCCAGCTAAGCCAGAAGTGACAACCACTGGGGCAGGTAAGCCATTGTTCCAGTGTTCTTGGGTGGCTGTTGTTTCATGAGACTGAATCAACTGTGGCTCATGCTTTCCATAGAATGTATAGAGTCTTCagctgggctgagcagggagtgtgtcCTTGATGATTTTAATCTTCCGGTGAACTGATCTGTACCAGTTTCAAAGCCAGAGAGTTGAAGAAAATGAGCTTGATGCGAAAGGGCcatgtgaaatgaaaatgacaagaAGATATATTCATGGTCTGGcccaaaaaaacaaatcaggGGCCAGGGGTGATTTGAAAGGTACCTCAAAGACCCCAGAGCCTTGTCTTCATCCCTGGGAATAAGACTGTGTAATGAGCTTAActattttgcttctttcttttttttaaattatgctagtcaccatacagtacatcattagtttctgatagTGTTCTATGACTCATTGTTTgtgtctaacacccagtgctccatgcaatccgtgccctccttaatacccatcactgggctcacctcccccttccccctaAAACCCACAGTTGGTTTCCTGGAGTCcgtagtctttcatggttcatctccccctctgatatcccccctcttcattttcccctttcttctcctaatgtcctccatgctattccttatgttccacaaataagtgagaccatttgataattgattttctctgcttaacttatttcactcagcataacatcCTCCAGTTACATCCATtacaatgcaaatggtgggtattcatcctttctgatggctgactaatatcccattgtatttatggaccatgtcttctttatccatttgtgtgttgaagggcatctcagctctttccacagtttggctattgtggacattgctgctatgaacattggggtgcaggtaccccttcttttcattacatctgtacctttggggtaaatacccagtcatgcAATGGTTGGGTTATAGGGTAggactatttttaactttttgagggacctccacactgttttccagagtggctgcaccagcttgcattcccaccagtgtaagagggctcccctttctccacagcttctccaacatttgttgtttcttgctttgtcaatttttgccattctgactgatgtaaggtggtaactcaatgtggctctttcttttttttttaattttttatgagtttttaaaaagattttatttatttatttgacagagagagcgagcgagcacataagcatggggagaggcaaagggagagggagaagcaggctccctgcagagcaggggaagcctgatatgggactcaatcccaggactctgggatcatgacctgagctgaaggcaatggcttaaccaactgagccaccccggtgccctcaATGTGGCTCTTTCTAAAGGATCTCTAGTACTTGTCTGTGGTCCCACCTGCAAGTCTCCTCCACGTTTCTCTagcaaaatgattaaaaaatgaatagccTTAACTATTGAGTAACTGTACTGACCATTTCAACCAGAGTGTcaagctttcttctttctcatttccatACTCTGACAGAATTCATTGACTCTACTGAACAACTAGAGGAATTTGACCTGGAGGAAGATTTCGAGATCCTGAGCGTCTAGGGTAGCGGAAACGCGACTTGGCGGTCTGTCTTCCCCTGGCACAAGAAGAGCACA
This region of Meles meles chromosome X, mMelMel3.1 paternal haplotype, whole genome shotgun sequence genomic DNA includes:
- the ATG4A gene encoding cysteine protease ATG4A isoform X2: MSLSQDLREARSTTASRRQLRLPIKRAGRVPPITGLPRSFASFPPRGASGSCSLSAVLGGEASLPLSPTQSPSSAELQVPGSFAAAVVKWPVELAQDDSWRMESVLSRYENQITIFADYLEEFPDTDELVWILGKPHLLKTGGTGPSSDAGWGCMLRCGQMMLAQALICRHLGRDWNWEKQKEQPKEYQRILQCFLDRKDCCYSIHQMAQMGVGEGKSIGEWFGPNTVAQVLKKLALFDEWNSLAVYVSMDNTVVIEDIKKMCCVLPLSADTVGESPPDTLNASNQSKGTPAGRPAWKPLLLIVPLRLGINQINPVYVDAFKECFKMPQSLGALGGKPNNAYYFIGFLGDELIFLDPHTTQTFVDTEENGTVDDQTFHCLQSPQRMNILNLDPSVALGFFCKEEKDFDSWCSLVQKEILKENLRMFELVQKHPSHWPPFVPPAKPEVTTTGAEFIDSTEQLEEFDLEEDFEILSV
- the ATG4A gene encoding cysteine protease ATG4A isoform X1, with protein sequence MSLSQDLREARSTTASRRQLRLPIKRAGRVPPITGLPRSFASFPPRGASGSCSLSAVLGGEASLPLSPTQSPSSAELQVPGSFAAAVVKWPVELAQDDSWRMESVLSRYENQITIFADYLEEFPDTDELVWILGKPHLLKTEKSKLLSDISARLWFTYRRKFSPIGGTGPSSDAGWGCMLRCGQMMLAQALICRHLGRDWNWEKQKEQPKEYQRILQCFLDRKDCCYSIHQMAQMGVGEGKSIGEWFGPNTVAQVLKKLALFDEWNSLAVYVSMDNTVVIEDIKKMCCVLPLSADTVGESPPDTLNASNQSKGTPAGRPAWKPLLLIVPLRLGINQINPVYVDAFKECFKMPQSLGALGGKPNNAYYFIGFLGDELIFLDPHTTQTFVDTEENGTVDDQTFHCLQSPQRMNILNLDPSVALGFFCKEEKDFDSWCSLVQKEILKENLRMFELVQKHPSHWPPFVPPAKPEVTTTGAEFIDSTEQLEEFDLEEDFEILSV
- the ATG4A gene encoding cysteine protease ATG4A isoform X3, which produces MLRCGQMMLAQALICRHLGRDWNWEKQKEQPKEYQRILQCFLDRKDCCYSIHQMAQMGVGEGKSIGEWFGPNTVAQVLKKLALFDEWNSLAVYVSMDNTVVIEDIKKMCCVLPLSADTVGESPPDTLNASNQSKGTPAGRPAWKPLLLIVPLRLGINQINPVYVDAFKECFKMPQSLGALGGKPNNAYYFIGFLGDELIFLDPHTTQTFVDTEENGTVDDQTFHCLQSPQRMNILNLDPSVALGFFCKEEKDFDSWCSLVQKEILKENLRMFELVQKHPSHWPPFVPPAKPEVTTTGAEFIDSTEQLEEFDLEEDFEILSV